In one Streptomyces sp. NBC_00708 genomic region, the following are encoded:
- a CDS encoding YcaO-like family protein: protein MRKVYFDGTHRTRHPDQTWEAIRPLLMAYGITRVADVTGLDDIGIPVTMAVRPLTRTLSVAQGKGATPAAARVSGAMEAIEVWHGERAVPTADLRAPADGLGLDLPYPVTALESHPGSLVTGRTILDWITARSALDGEPVLVPAACVQLGREIHDQWRLHLPSASTNGLASGNTRAEAVVHAMAELVERDTISALADGGGRSQLVDPDSIEDEHCAALVGRLRKAGAWLELWHLPNRFKVPVMSCYLWREDQPALLVSGSGAHLDPHVALSRAITEAAQSRLTQITGSREDIHPAAYRPAAHHRPQPAAGPGTGWAEVVTQHTTGFATDDGEAEHLAARIKAVTGYPPLVVDLTHGPHRRREFAIVKVLAPTLRYDARHIIPRPAQEVAA from the coding sequence ATGCGCAAGGTGTATTTCGACGGCACCCACCGGACCCGCCATCCCGATCAGACCTGGGAGGCGATCCGGCCGCTGCTGATGGCGTACGGCATCACCCGGGTCGCCGACGTGACAGGCCTGGACGACATCGGCATTCCGGTGACCATGGCCGTGCGGCCTCTGACCCGCACCCTGTCCGTCGCCCAGGGCAAAGGCGCGACGCCGGCCGCCGCCCGCGTCTCCGGGGCCATGGAGGCGATCGAGGTGTGGCACGGCGAGCGGGCCGTGCCGACCGCCGACCTGCGGGCCCCGGCCGACGGCCTCGGCCTGGACCTGCCCTATCCGGTAACCGCCCTGGAGAGCCATCCCGGATCTCTGGTCACCGGCCGGACGATCCTGGACTGGATCACCGCACGTTCGGCACTGGACGGCGAGCCCGTGCTGGTTCCGGCGGCGTGCGTGCAGCTGGGCCGCGAGATCCACGACCAGTGGCGCCTCCACCTGCCGAGCGCATCCACGAACGGCCTCGCCTCCGGCAACACCCGCGCCGAGGCCGTCGTCCACGCCATGGCCGAGCTGGTCGAGCGCGACACGATCAGCGCTCTCGCCGACGGCGGAGGCCGCAGCCAGCTCGTCGACCCGGACAGTATCGAGGACGAGCACTGCGCGGCATTGGTCGGCCGGTTACGCAAGGCCGGTGCCTGGCTGGAGCTGTGGCACCTGCCGAACCGGTTCAAGGTGCCCGTCATGAGCTGCTACCTGTGGCGCGAGGACCAGCCGGCCCTGCTGGTCTCCGGCTCCGGCGCCCACCTGGACCCCCACGTGGCCCTGTCCCGGGCGATCACGGAGGCCGCTCAATCCCGGCTCACCCAGATCACCGGCAGCCGGGAGGACATCCACCCGGCCGCGTACCGGCCCGCCGCACACCACCGTCCCCAGCCCGCCGCGGGCCCCGGCACCGGATGGGCGGAGGTCGTCACCCAGCACACCACCGGGTTCGCCACGGACGACGGCGAGGCCGAGCACCTGGCCGCCCGCATCAAGGCCGTCACCGGCTACCCCCCGCTCGTGGTGGACCTCACCCACGGACCCCACCGGCGGCGCGAGTTCGCCATCGTCAAGGTGCTGGCCCCCACCCTGCGCTACGACGCCCGGCACATCATCCCCCGACCGGCCCAGGAGGTGGCCGCATGA
- a CDS encoding TfuA-like protein, with amino-acid sequence MTVHVFSGPTVSAARVREVLPDAVTHPPVRHGDLMRLGADPGDTVLIIDGLWHQSAPVRHKEILALLAEGVAVVGAASMGALRAAELAPYGMVGVGRIFEDFRSGALDADDEVAVLHTDEGRPLSEALVNLRAALTRAAADSQLGDTEADRLAGLARTLPYTSRSWTALGRLAAGEGLGPAFSRADAWHRTHPCDAKREDAERALALVAAGLPPATGAGAWAGEPWQTSFVRYWQAAFRPGAVAGGQPVSFLALLHHQQLYDPGFPVRWRARVLAALAHETRGDVCRPVPSSAVRRSALQFAAAAGVEVAGMSGDQLAHWLTEEEVSQLPPEEALVRVIVRSARLDGAWTVWPATMAEAGDLLGSVPLAAEAVAAAFAVNAEIEATDPHHTTAHLNADRITSHLTQRWGLPEECGRAVLDAAARDRAFRDFAGAVEVARTFYLSARTAGTMPSASLPASGTRPSPRT; translated from the coding sequence ATGACCGTTCACGTCTTCTCCGGGCCCACCGTGTCCGCCGCACGTGTCCGCGAGGTCCTCCCCGACGCCGTGACGCACCCCCCGGTCCGGCACGGCGATCTGATGCGGCTCGGCGCCGACCCCGGCGACACCGTGCTGATCATCGACGGGCTCTGGCACCAGAGCGCTCCGGTGCGGCACAAGGAGATTCTGGCGCTGCTGGCCGAAGGCGTCGCCGTGGTCGGCGCCGCCAGCATGGGGGCCCTGCGGGCCGCCGAACTCGCCCCGTACGGGATGGTCGGTGTCGGCCGCATCTTCGAGGACTTCCGCAGCGGAGCACTGGACGCGGACGACGAAGTCGCCGTACTCCACACCGATGAGGGCCGCCCGCTGTCCGAAGCCCTCGTGAACCTGCGGGCCGCCCTGACCCGGGCCGCCGCCGACAGCCAGCTGGGCGATACCGAAGCGGACCGGCTCGCGGGCCTGGCCCGTACTCTCCCTTACACCTCCCGGTCCTGGACCGCGCTGGGCCGCCTCGCGGCCGGGGAGGGGCTGGGACCCGCGTTCAGCCGGGCGGACGCCTGGCACCGCACGCATCCCTGCGACGCCAAGAGGGAGGACGCCGAGCGTGCTCTTGCCCTGGTGGCCGCCGGCCTGCCCCCGGCCACTGGTGCCGGTGCGTGGGCGGGCGAGCCGTGGCAGACCAGCTTCGTCCGCTACTGGCAGGCTGCCTTCCGACCGGGCGCGGTGGCGGGCGGGCAGCCCGTGAGCTTCCTCGCTCTCCTGCATCACCAGCAGCTGTACGACCCGGGGTTCCCGGTCCGATGGCGGGCGCGGGTCCTGGCCGCCCTCGCGCATGAGACGCGCGGCGACGTGTGCCGCCCGGTGCCCTCCTCTGCGGTGCGGCGGTCCGCCCTGCAGTTCGCCGCTGCGGCAGGCGTGGAAGTGGCCGGCATGTCCGGCGACCAGCTCGCCCACTGGCTCACCGAGGAGGAAGTGAGCCAACTCCCGCCCGAGGAAGCGCTGGTGCGAGTCATCGTCCGATCCGCCCGCCTGGACGGAGCCTGGACAGTGTGGCCCGCCACGATGGCCGAAGCGGGCGACCTGCTTGGTTCCGTTCCCCTGGCGGCTGAAGCCGTGGCCGCCGCGTTCGCCGTCAACGCCGAGATCGAGGCGACCGACCCCCACCACACCACGGCCCACCTCAACGCCGACCGCATCACCTCTCACCTCACCCAGCGCTGGGGGCTTCCCGAGGAATGCGGCCGGGCCGTGCTCGACGCGGCGGCCCGGGACCGGGCCTTCCGCGACTTCGCCGGCGCCGTCGAGGTGGCCCGAACGTTCTACCTCTCCGCCCGCACCGCGGGCACGATGCCCTCGGCATCCTTGCCCGCCTCCGGCACGAGGCCAAGCCCCCGGACCTGA
- a CDS encoding MFS transporter, which translates to MFSGWSWILRKAPLHDRNSAGPVPRISWAARFREAGAPLAVRPYRLHFAARLLSWTGSAVAPIGLAFAVLKIGGGPGALGAVLAASVVPQILLLLVGGVVADRLPRDRVMVWSNVVCAVAEAAAVLLLASGTARVWHLVAMSAVCGAAGAFFTPAAGGIVVEVVPAELRHAANALLKIGQNTVKVAGPALGGVLVAVVGPGWVLGWDALTFAASALLFSRISLKAKNVKVRTGFAADLREGWDDFCSRRWLWVMVCQAAVIVPVWLAGYQLLGPVYGQRVLGGAAPWGVVVSGFTAGLVAGAALALMWKPRQVGLVVCAGTGSMAVPLAAMAAAVPLPVLVVATGVAGTGLAVSMTVWSSLVQERIPADRLGRTLSYSTLGQLLPVPFGYLLAGPATHLFGLRTTLAAGALIITAAAVVPLSLAQVRGLGLVPEAGKDAEGIVPAVRAER; encoded by the coding sequence GTGTTCTCTGGGTGGAGTTGGATCTTGCGTAAGGCGCCGCTGCACGACCGGAATTCAGCGGGTCCCGTCCCACGCATCAGCTGGGCGGCCCGATTTCGGGAGGCAGGCGCTCCACTGGCCGTCAGACCATATCGGCTGCATTTCGCCGCTCGCCTGCTCTCCTGGACGGGCTCGGCCGTGGCGCCCATCGGCCTGGCCTTCGCGGTCCTGAAGATCGGCGGCGGTCCGGGTGCGCTGGGCGCGGTCCTCGCGGCGAGCGTCGTACCGCAGATCCTGCTGCTGCTCGTCGGCGGGGTTGTCGCGGACCGGCTGCCCAGGGATCGGGTCATGGTGTGGTCCAACGTCGTCTGCGCGGTCGCGGAGGCGGCAGCGGTGCTGTTGCTGGCCTCGGGCACGGCCCGGGTCTGGCACTTGGTGGCGATGTCGGCCGTCTGCGGGGCGGCGGGAGCCTTCTTCACGCCGGCGGCCGGGGGCATCGTCGTGGAGGTGGTCCCGGCCGAACTCCGGCACGCGGCCAATGCCTTGCTGAAGATCGGGCAGAACACGGTGAAGGTGGCGGGGCCGGCCCTGGGCGGTGTCCTGGTCGCCGTGGTCGGCCCTGGCTGGGTCCTCGGCTGGGACGCGCTGACATTCGCCGCCTCGGCCCTCCTCTTCTCGCGGATCAGCCTCAAGGCCAAGAACGTGAAGGTCCGGACCGGGTTCGCCGCCGACCTGCGCGAGGGCTGGGACGACTTCTGCTCCCGCCGATGGCTGTGGGTGATGGTCTGCCAGGCCGCCGTGATCGTTCCCGTGTGGCTGGCCGGCTACCAGCTGCTCGGCCCGGTATACGGACAGCGGGTGCTCGGCGGCGCTGCCCCGTGGGGTGTCGTGGTGTCCGGCTTCACCGCCGGGCTGGTGGCCGGGGCGGCGCTCGCCCTGATGTGGAAGCCGCGGCAGGTCGGACTCGTCGTCTGCGCGGGAACCGGCTCGATGGCGGTGCCGCTGGCGGCGATGGCGGCGGCCGTGCCGCTACCCGTGCTCGTGGTCGCCACGGGGGTGGCGGGCACGGGGCTGGCGGTCAGCATGACCGTGTGGTCCTCGCTGGTGCAGGAGAGGATTCCGGCGGACCGGCTGGGCCGGACCTTGTCCTACTCGACGCTCGGGCAGCTCTTGCCCGTGCCCTTCGGCTATCTTCTCGCCGGTCCCGCCACCCACCTGTTCGGGCTCCGCACGACCCTGGCGGCGGGCGCCCTGATCATCACGGCCGCCGCCGTCGTGCCGCTGTCCCTGGCTCAGGTCCGGGGGCTTGGCCTCGTGCCGGAGGCGGGCAAGGATGCCGAGGGCATCGTGCCCGCGGTGCGGGCGGAGAGGTAG
- a CDS encoding NUDIX domain-containing protein: MNERVRAVLVTVDNTMLVIRRTKPGLPEYWVLPGGGVEPGDASREAALHREIHEEIAGKADIVRLLHTMESDDERQLFYLARIRTWSFDDRTGPEFSAEGRGEYALDEVPLTPAGLDGINLQPEEIAHVLRGAISAGSLGAGASLGGT, encoded by the coding sequence ATGAACGAACGAGTCCGCGCCGTCCTCGTCACCGTTGACAACACCATGCTGGTCATCCGCCGCACCAAGCCCGGTCTCCCCGAGTACTGGGTCCTGCCCGGCGGTGGTGTCGAGCCCGGCGACGCGTCCCGGGAGGCGGCGCTGCACCGGGAGATCCACGAGGAGATCGCGGGGAAGGCCGATATCGTCCGCCTGCTCCACACGATGGAGTCCGACGACGAGCGGCAGCTGTTCTACCTCGCCCGTATCAGGACCTGGTCCTTCGACGACCGCACCGGTCCCGAGTTCAGCGCCGAGGGGCGTGGGGAGTACGCCTTGGACGAGGTACCGCTGACCCCGGCAGGGCTGGACGGCATCAACCTCCAGCCCGAGGAGATCGCCCACGTCCTGCGAGGAGCCATCAGCGCCGGAAGCCTCGGAGCCGGGGCATCGCTCGGGGGCACGTGA
- a CDS encoding VWA domain-containing protein, whose protein sequence is MTAPARFRAVFALALAAVVLAGTPAGAAPSAREAPPRIETVLDVSGSMATKDAGGQTRLAAAKTAVRRLLDGTPDGTAMGLRVYGSEYAGEAKGPGCKDTELLAPVGRMDTASKASALARVQALKPVGMTPIGRSLQAAAADLGDTGPRRIILVSDGEDNCAPPSPCQVARELKGAGIDLVIDTVGLRVGAAAKRELTCIAKATKGTYVDAGDADELADRLDQSVKRALTPYARSGTRTSGGKDCPSAPTLAPGQYLDKIRNGESRWYKVTLHPGQSLRFSGSVIPAGAWETPTSVNVQLSLPGQAGVWATETAVEDRWSNVMSSGVQSARLSWDRIPSGADSTEVCARIHSKVRTAQAEPVEVAVGIADQAVRPDGTPDKRVTGAGAEGGQPTAPPNTDSTPPGTDSLRGDATETTAAEASFLDRPIALAIAAPAAFLLTLAVGSAVARNRRRGA, encoded by the coding sequence ATGACTGCACCAGCCCGCTTCCGGGCTGTCTTCGCCCTGGCTCTCGCCGCCGTCGTACTGGCGGGCACACCGGCCGGGGCCGCACCCTCCGCACGGGAGGCGCCGCCCCGTATCGAGACAGTGCTCGATGTGTCCGGGTCGATGGCGACCAAGGACGCGGGCGGCCAGACCAGGCTCGCGGCCGCCAAGACCGCCGTCCGCCGTCTCCTCGACGGAACACCCGACGGCACGGCCATGGGGCTGCGTGTGTACGGGTCCGAGTACGCCGGCGAGGCCAAGGGCCCCGGATGCAAGGACACCGAACTCCTCGCTCCCGTAGGCCGGATGGATACCGCCTCGAAGGCGTCCGCGCTGGCCCGGGTGCAGGCGCTGAAGCCGGTCGGAATGACGCCGATCGGCCGCAGTCTCCAGGCCGCGGCCGCCGACCTCGGTGACACCGGACCGCGCCGGATCATCCTCGTCAGCGACGGTGAGGACAACTGCGCTCCGCCGAGCCCGTGCCAGGTCGCCCGTGAGCTCAAGGGTGCCGGCATCGACCTGGTCATCGACACCGTCGGACTGAGGGTCGGCGCCGCCGCCAAGCGCGAGCTGACGTGCATCGCGAAGGCCACGAAGGGAACTTACGTGGACGCGGGTGACGCGGACGAACTGGCCGACCGGCTCGACCAGTCCGTGAAACGCGCCCTCACTCCGTACGCGCGGAGCGGCACCAGGACCAGCGGCGGCAAGGACTGCCCCAGCGCTCCCACCCTCGCCCCCGGCCAGTACCTCGACAAGATCCGCAACGGCGAGTCCCGCTGGTACAAGGTCACGCTGCACCCGGGACAGTCGCTCCGGTTCTCCGGCTCCGTCATTCCGGCCGGCGCATGGGAGACCCCGACATCGGTCAACGTTCAGCTGTCGCTGCCCGGCCAGGCCGGAGTGTGGGCGACGGAGACGGCGGTCGAGGACCGGTGGTCCAACGTCATGTCCAGCGGCGTGCAGTCCGCACGCCTGTCATGGGACAGGATTCCCTCCGGGGCCGACAGCACCGAGGTCTGCGCCCGGATCCACAGCAAGGTCCGGACGGCACAGGCCGAGCCGGTCGAGGTGGCCGTCGGCATCGCCGACCAGGCCGTCCGCCCCGACGGAACACCCGACAAACGAGTCACCGGTGCGGGCGCCGAGGGCGGACAGCCCACCGCACCGCCGAACACCGACAGCACACCCCCGGGCACCGACAGCCTCCGTGGCGACGCCACCGAGACGACCGCGGCCGAGGCGTCCTTCCTGGACCGCCCGATAGCCCTCGCCATCGCCGCCCCGGCAGCCTTCCTGCTGACCCTGGCCGTGGGGTCCGCCGTCGCCCGCAACCGCCGCAGGGGAGCCTGA